A single window of Microbispora hainanensis DNA harbors:
- a CDS encoding carbohydrate ABC transporter permease produces the protein MSDSASLTTDHPGQAASATPPARGRSRRLSDRWLAVVFISPALLLLLAMSVFPLLWALYLSFTDYSATRGGPANFVGLENYTAILASAQVHLRALTTLIYVIGAVALQTVLGFTIAYLISRRTHGRGLLTTLFLVPMMLSPVVVGLFWRFMLDAQFGVINSMLGSLGLGQVEWLTRQQTALFSLIVVDTWQWTPFIMLIALAGLTAVPKYLYEAASIDRASEWFRFRTITLPLVWPLLLIAVLFRAIEAFRLFDLVYILTSGGPGVSTETLSFHVYKVAFLGFNTGTASAYGILMVLVVIVLTQLYLRYLNKLKED, from the coding sequence GTGAGTGACTCCGCCTCCCTGACGACCGACCACCCCGGGCAGGCGGCGTCCGCGACGCCGCCGGCCCGGGGCCGGTCCCGCCGCCTGAGCGACCGATGGCTCGCCGTGGTCTTCATCTCCCCGGCGCTGCTGCTGTTGCTCGCGATGTCGGTGTTTCCGTTGCTGTGGGCGTTGTACCTGTCGTTCACCGACTACTCGGCCACCCGCGGGGGGCCGGCCAATTTCGTCGGGCTCGAGAACTACACCGCCATCCTGGCTTCGGCGCAGGTCCACCTGAGGGCCCTGACGACGCTGATCTACGTGATCGGCGCCGTCGCCCTGCAGACCGTGCTGGGCTTCACCATCGCCTATCTGATCTCGCGGCGTACGCACGGGCGAGGGCTGCTGACCACGCTGTTCCTGGTTCCGATGATGCTGTCGCCGGTCGTGGTCGGGCTGTTCTGGCGGTTCATGCTCGACGCGCAGTTCGGCGTGATCAACAGCATGCTCGGCTCGCTCGGCCTGGGGCAGGTGGAGTGGCTCACCCGGCAGCAGACGGCGTTGTTCTCGCTGATCGTGGTCGACACCTGGCAGTGGACGCCGTTCATCATGCTCATCGCGCTCGCGGGCCTCACCGCGGTCCCGAAGTACCTGTACGAGGCCGCCTCGATCGACCGGGCGTCCGAGTGGTTCCGGTTCCGCACCATCACTCTTCCGCTGGTGTGGCCGCTGCTCCTCATCGCCGTGCTGTTCAGGGCCATCGAGGCGTTCCGGCTGTTCGACCTCGTCTACATCCTCACCAGCGGAGGGCCGGGGGTCTCCACCGAGACGTTGTCGTTCCACGTCTACAAGGTCGCGTTCCTGGGCTTCAACACCGGAACCGCATCGGCGTACGGGATCCTCATGGTCCTCGTCGTCATCGTCCTTACGCAGCTCTATCTGCGCTACTTGAACAAGCTCAAGGAGGACTGA
- a CDS encoding ABC transporter ATP-binding protein — protein MGTVAAHGLRKSFGKVQALDGVTLDVPDGSFFVVLGPSGAGKTTTLRAIAGLEKLDAGSVHLDGRDATGDAPADRDLAMVFQSYALYPKLTAYENIASPLRARRCSSSEIAAAVERMSSLLHIERLLQRRPAQMSGGEMQRVALARALVRSPRAFLMDEPLTNLDLKLRVEMRTELTRIHRSLGATFIYVTNDQVEALSMADQVAVLKEGKVQQVGTPAEVYERPANQWVAGFVGSPHISLLACRAEGDRLVGESWTLPRPRWAMAEDGRPLLLGLRAENVSIEQRGDASLPGELYGLEPLGDRTVVDVRVGTEILKVKARPTVTGVPGERLQVTVDLDRAHLFDADTGLSLSDAGR, from the coding sequence ATGGGAACCGTGGCAGCGCACGGGCTGCGCAAGTCCTTCGGCAAGGTCCAGGCACTGGACGGGGTGACGCTGGACGTGCCGGACGGCTCGTTCTTCGTCGTGCTCGGCCCCTCCGGGGCGGGCAAGACGACGACCCTGCGGGCGATCGCCGGCCTCGAGAAGCTCGATGCCGGCTCGGTGCACCTGGACGGGAGGGACGCGACCGGCGACGCCCCGGCCGACCGCGACCTGGCCATGGTGTTCCAGAGCTACGCCCTCTACCCGAAACTCACGGCGTACGAGAACATCGCCTCGCCGCTGCGGGCACGCCGCTGTTCTTCGAGCGAGATCGCGGCCGCCGTCGAGCGGATGTCGAGCCTGCTGCACATCGAACGGCTGCTGCAGCGTCGTCCCGCGCAGATGTCGGGCGGTGAGATGCAGCGTGTCGCCCTGGCGCGGGCGCTGGTCCGCAGCCCGCGCGCGTTCCTCATGGACGAGCCGCTGACGAACCTCGACCTCAAGCTCCGCGTCGAGATGCGCACCGAGCTCACCCGCATCCACCGGAGCCTTGGAGCGACCTTCATCTACGTGACCAACGACCAGGTCGAGGCCCTGTCGATGGCCGACCAGGTCGCGGTCCTCAAAGAGGGGAAGGTGCAACAGGTCGGAACGCCGGCCGAGGTGTACGAGCGTCCGGCCAACCAGTGGGTCGCGGGATTCGTCGGGAGCCCGCATATCAGCCTGCTCGCCTGCCGCGCCGAGGGAGACCGCCTGGTCGGTGAGAGCTGGACGCTGCCGCGGCCTCGCTGGGCCATGGCCGAGGACGGCCGTCCGCTGCTGCTGGGCCTGCGCGCGGAGAACGTGTCCATCGAGCAGCGCGGGGACGCGTCGCTGCCGGGGGAGCTCTACGGGCTTGAGCCGCTCGGCGACCGGACGGTGGTCGACGTCCGCGTGGGGACGGAGATCCTCAAGGTCAAGGCACGACCGACAGTCACGGGTGTGCCGGGCGAGCGGCTGCAGGTCACGGTCGACCTGGACCGGGCGCACCTGTTCGACGCGGACACCGGGCTGTCGCTGTCCGATGCCGGGAGATGA
- a CDS encoding iron-containing alcohol dehydrogenase produces the protein MLETVRGPRQLIVGEGVAENIPRVVAECGSRVLIVTDRVLLEQPGVAGIVAAVREKAAVTGVFADATPDVPLSDVALAVSAAAEVDADVILAIGGGTVIDLAKIVGVIRRHGGSPRDYYGESKVPGPTIPLVAVPTTSGTGSELTPVSVLTDPDRELKVGVSSVHIVPDFAIVDPELTYSCPATVSAHSGIDAFCHAVESYTARPRPHGPRDPVEQVFLGRNAVTDHYALLAAKRIARSLPRVVKDGGDKDARADMSYGSMLAGLAFAHAGTAAPHALQYPIGAATHTPHGLGVGLLLPYALDAAKDAIADRLAVLAGVCGLDVTGASDAEAADMFLTWLDGLLADIGIPPTLADIGVARADLPRFAEMAGGVTRLIQNHPGPADTASLTAILEAAWSGERTRQVLTPEGRQ, from the coding sequence ATGCTTGAGACCGTCCGCGGACCACGCCAGCTGATCGTGGGCGAAGGGGTCGCGGAGAACATCCCACGGGTGGTGGCCGAGTGCGGCTCGCGCGTCCTCATCGTGACCGACCGGGTTCTGCTGGAGCAGCCGGGTGTGGCCGGGATCGTGGCCGCCGTGCGGGAGAAGGCAGCGGTCACCGGGGTGTTCGCCGACGCGACTCCGGACGTGCCGCTCTCCGACGTCGCCCTGGCCGTCTCGGCCGCCGCGGAGGTGGACGCCGACGTGATCCTCGCCATCGGGGGTGGCACGGTGATCGACCTCGCCAAGATCGTCGGCGTCATCCGGCGTCACGGCGGGTCGCCGCGCGACTACTACGGCGAGTCGAAGGTGCCGGGTCCGACGATCCCTCTCGTCGCGGTGCCGACGACGTCCGGCACCGGCTCCGAGCTCACCCCCGTCTCGGTGCTGACCGACCCGGACCGCGAGCTGAAGGTGGGGGTCTCCAGCGTCCACATCGTGCCCGACTTCGCCATCGTCGACCCCGAGCTCACCTACAGTTGCCCCGCGACCGTCAGCGCCCACTCCGGCATCGACGCGTTCTGTCACGCGGTGGAGAGCTACACCGCGCGACCCCGGCCCCACGGGCCGCGCGACCCGGTGGAGCAGGTCTTCCTCGGCCGCAACGCGGTCACCGATCACTACGCGCTTCTGGCCGCGAAGCGGATCGCCCGCAGCCTGCCGCGCGTCGTCAAGGACGGAGGCGACAAGGACGCCCGCGCGGACATGTCCTATGGGTCCATGCTGGCGGGGCTCGCGTTCGCCCACGCGGGCACCGCGGCTCCGCACGCACTCCAGTACCCCATAGGCGCGGCCACCCACACGCCGCACGGCCTGGGCGTCGGGCTGCTGCTGCCGTACGCGCTGGACGCGGCCAAGGACGCCATCGCCGACCGGCTGGCCGTCCTCGCCGGAGTGTGCGGGCTCGACGTGACCGGCGCCTCGGACGCCGAGGCCGCGGACATGTTCCTCACCTGGCTCGACGGGCTCCTCGCCGACATCGGCATCCCTCCCACCTTGGCGGACATCGGCGTGGCACGCGCCGACCTCCCGCGCTTCGCCGAGATGGCCGGCGGCGTCACCCGCCTGATCCAGAACCATCCGGGCCCGGCCGACACCGCCAGCCTGACCGCGATCCTCGAAGCGGCCTGGAGCGGGGAGCGGACCCGGCAGGTGCTGACTCCGGAGGGAAGACAGTGA
- a CDS encoding NAD-dependent succinate-semialdehyde dehydrogenase produces MSDPINVLAPEHRRLRIGDAWRDAAGGATFAVEDPATGTTIAEVADAGVDDGLAALDAATKALAEWAATPPRKRSELLTATYRALTERSEEVARLITLEMGKPLAEARAEVAYGAEFFRWFAEEAVRIEGRYNTAPGGGYRILTVPKPVGPCVFVTPWNFPLAMGARKIAPALAAGCTTITKPAAQTPLTMLLLARIMEEVGVPPGVVNVVTTKRAGTVVSALLADRRTRKLSFTGSTEVGRVLLRQAADNVLRTSMELGGNAALIVCADADLDVAVDGAMVAKMRNIGESCIAANRIYVEEPVREEFTARFAKRMGALSVGHGLDDGVDVGPLIDEASVAKIDELVADAVERGARVLVGGERPDGPGHFYPPTVLADVPEDARMLGEEIFGPVAPIISFTSDDEVMAKANDTEHGLVGYVFTRDLQRALRFAEGLETGMIGINRGLISDPSAPFGGVKQSGIGKEGSHEGILEYLDVTYAAIDLPNATPSGS; encoded by the coding sequence GTGAGTGACCCCATCAACGTCCTGGCCCCCGAGCACCGGCGGCTCCGGATCGGCGACGCCTGGCGCGACGCCGCCGGCGGAGCCACCTTCGCCGTCGAGGACCCGGCCACCGGCACGACCATCGCCGAGGTGGCGGACGCCGGCGTCGACGACGGGCTCGCTGCGCTTGACGCGGCGACCAAGGCGCTGGCGGAGTGGGCGGCGACCCCGCCGCGGAAACGGTCGGAGCTGCTGACCGCGACATACCGGGCGCTGACCGAGCGGTCCGAGGAGGTCGCCCGCCTGATCACCCTCGAGATGGGCAAGCCGCTCGCCGAGGCCCGGGCGGAGGTGGCCTACGGCGCCGAGTTCTTCCGCTGGTTCGCGGAGGAGGCGGTGCGCATCGAGGGGCGCTACAACACCGCCCCCGGTGGTGGATATCGCATCCTCACCGTGCCGAAGCCGGTCGGGCCGTGCGTCTTCGTGACGCCCTGGAACTTCCCGCTGGCCATGGGCGCCCGCAAGATCGCTCCTGCGCTCGCGGCGGGCTGCACGACGATCACCAAGCCGGCCGCCCAGACGCCTCTCACCATGCTGCTGCTGGCCCGCATCATGGAGGAGGTCGGCGTTCCCCCGGGCGTCGTCAACGTCGTGACGACCAAGCGTGCCGGCACGGTGGTCTCGGCGCTGCTGGCCGACCGCCGCACCCGCAAGCTCTCGTTCACCGGATCGACCGAGGTCGGGCGCGTGCTGCTGCGGCAGGCGGCGGACAACGTGCTGCGCACCTCCATGGAATTGGGCGGCAACGCGGCCCTGATCGTGTGCGCCGACGCCGACCTGGACGTCGCGGTCGACGGCGCCATGGTGGCCAAGATGCGCAACATCGGGGAGTCCTGCATCGCGGCCAACCGCATCTATGTCGAGGAGCCGGTGCGCGAGGAGTTCACCGCGCGCTTCGCCAAGCGGATGGGCGCGCTCTCGGTGGGCCATGGTCTCGACGACGGCGTGGACGTCGGGCCGCTGATCGACGAGGCCTCGGTCGCCAAGATCGACGAGCTCGTCGCCGACGCGGTCGAGCGCGGCGCCCGTGTCCTGGTGGGCGGCGAGCGTCCGGACGGGCCTGGCCACTTCTACCCGCCGACCGTCCTCGCCGACGTGCCCGAGGACGCGCGGATGCTGGGGGAGGAGATCTTCGGCCCGGTGGCGCCGATCATCTCGTTCACGTCCGACGACGAGGTGATGGCGAAGGCCAACGACACCGAGCACGGCCTCGTCGGATACGTCTTCACCCGCGACCTCCAGCGGGCGCTCAGGTTCGCCGAGGGGCTGGAGACGGGGATGATCGGCATCAACCGCGGCCTGATCTCGGACCCGTCGGCTCCGTTCGGCGGCGTGAAGCAGTCCGGGATCGGCAAGGAGGGGTCGCACGAGGGCATCCTCGAGTACCTCGACGTCACCTACGCGGCGATCGACCTGCCGAACGCCACGCCCTCGGGCTCATGA
- a CDS encoding carbohydrate ABC transporter permease, translating to MAVSVDEAVSTSPVRDETPPARRFGLRGRSVLEVALLAVLAVVMLFPVLWMVETSIKENRDVYAIPAKFFGFTVTLDHFKDVFVASGGGRSTLSVAFLNSVVVAGVSTALATVLGVPAAWAYSRFAVKAKKDQLFFILSTRFMPPVVVVIPIFLMYRQVGLIDSKLGLILIYAAFNVPFTIWMMKGFVDEVPAEYEDAAMLDGYTRLQAFRRFTLPLLLPGIAATAVFALIFSWNEFVFAIFLTSSDSVRTAPPAIAGLIGGTTVDWGLVAASSVVFALPVLIFAYLVRKHLVAGVTLGAVRR from the coding sequence ATGGCCGTGTCCGTCGACGAGGCCGTGTCCACGAGTCCTGTCCGGGATGAGACGCCCCCCGCGCGCCGCTTCGGCCTTCGCGGCCGCTCGGTGCTGGAGGTCGCGCTGCTGGCCGTGCTGGCCGTCGTGATGCTCTTTCCGGTGCTGTGGATGGTCGAGACGTCCATCAAGGAGAACCGGGACGTCTACGCCATCCCGGCGAAGTTCTTCGGTTTCACGGTCACCCTCGACCATTTCAAGGACGTGTTCGTCGCCTCCGGCGGCGGCCGTTCGACCTTGTCCGTCGCGTTCCTCAACTCCGTCGTGGTCGCCGGGGTCTCCACGGCGCTGGCCACCGTGCTGGGGGTCCCGGCGGCCTGGGCCTACTCGCGCTTCGCCGTGAAGGCCAAGAAGGACCAGCTGTTCTTCATCCTGTCCACCCGCTTCATGCCGCCCGTGGTGGTCGTGATCCCGATCTTCCTCATGTACCGCCAGGTCGGGCTCATCGACTCCAAACTGGGCCTGATCCTCATCTACGCCGCGTTCAACGTCCCGTTCACGATCTGGATGATGAAGGGGTTCGTCGACGAGGTGCCCGCGGAGTACGAGGACGCCGCCATGCTCGACGGCTACACCCGCCTGCAGGCGTTCCGGCGGTTCACCCTTCCGCTGCTGCTGCCCGGCATCGCCGCGACGGCGGTGTTCGCACTCATCTTCTCGTGGAACGAGTTCGTGTTCGCCATCTTCCTCACCTCCAGCGACAGTGTGCGTACGGCCCCGCCCGCCATCGCCGGCCTCATCGGCGGGACCACCGTGGACTGGGGTCTCGTGGCCGCCTCCTCCGTGGTGTTCGCCCTGCCGGTGCTCATCTTCGCCTACCTGGTGCGCAAGCACCTCGTCGCCGGTGTGACGCTCGGGGCGGTGCGACGCTGA
- a CDS encoding ABC transporter ATP-binding protein — translation MAGIEVTALHKRYPDGTVAVEHVDLSIGDGELFVMLGPSGCGKTTTLRAIAGLERQTTGDIRIGDTLVNDLPPAERDIAMVFQFYALYPHLRTRDNLAFPLRAEGLPKAEVRERVDEAARLMRLGPLLDRRPHRLSGGEQQRVALARALVRRPRAFLMDEPLTNLDAELRADMRTEIKHLQGELGTTMVYVTHDQVEAMSLGHRIAILNKGRVEQIGTPLEVYDRPASLFCAAFIGSPPMNLIEVEIADGKLRSKGGLVLTPPPGLPRDRRLVAGVRPEALEVTEPGAEGSAPARVISAEWLGDEIIYVVDHGGEHEVRVRMPPTVRFAADAPVGLRHTGGPPPVYDVSTEELVA, via the coding sequence ATGGCGGGCATCGAGGTGACCGCCCTGCACAAGCGGTATCCGGACGGGACCGTCGCGGTCGAGCACGTGGACCTGTCCATCGGCGACGGCGAGCTGTTCGTGATGCTCGGCCCTTCGGGGTGCGGCAAGACGACGACGCTGCGGGCCATCGCCGGCCTGGAGAGGCAGACGACGGGCGACATCCGCATCGGCGACACGCTGGTCAACGACCTGCCGCCCGCCGAGCGCGACATCGCCATGGTGTTCCAGTTCTACGCTCTCTATCCGCACCTGAGGACCCGCGACAACCTGGCGTTCCCGCTGCGGGCCGAGGGACTGCCCAAGGCGGAGGTGCGCGAGCGGGTCGACGAGGCCGCCCGGCTGATGCGGCTCGGCCCGCTCCTGGACCGGCGACCGCACCGGCTGTCCGGCGGTGAGCAGCAGCGCGTCGCGCTCGCTCGCGCCCTGGTGCGGCGACCGCGCGCGTTCCTCATGGACGAACCCCTCACCAACCTGGACGCGGAGCTGAGGGCGGACATGCGCACGGAGATCAAGCACCTCCAGGGGGAGCTGGGGACGACGATGGTCTACGTCACCCACGACCAGGTCGAGGCGATGTCGCTCGGCCACAGGATCGCCATCCTCAACAAGGGCCGCGTCGAGCAGATCGGCACACCGCTGGAGGTCTACGACCGCCCGGCGAGCCTGTTCTGCGCCGCGTTCATCGGCTCACCGCCGATGAACCTGATCGAGGTGGAGATCGCCGACGGGAAGCTGCGCAGTAAGGGCGGGCTGGTCCTCACGCCGCCGCCGGGCCTGCCGCGCGACCGCCGCCTGGTCGCAGGCGTACGGCCGGAGGCGCTGGAAGTCACGGAACCGGGGGCGGAGGGTTCGGCCCCGGCCCGCGTGATCTCGGCCGAGTGGCTGGGCGACGAGATCATCTACGTGGTCGACCACGGCGGTGAGCACGAGGTGCGGGTCCGGATGCCGCCGACTGTCCGTTTCGCCGCCGACGCACCGGTCGGTCTGCGGCACACCGGCGGGCCCCCGCCGGTCTACGACGTGAGCACGGAAGAGCTGGTGGCCTGA